One segment of Thermoanaerobaculia bacterium DNA contains the following:
- a CDS encoding Rieske 2Fe-2S domain-containing protein: MAAREPKIVSSRTTPDESATSEGMSRRDAVKWMTIAWIGFAAAVGAGATAMLRFLFPNVLFEPPTLFKAGPPADYGLGVDERWKEKYGVWIVRNTAEIYSLIAVCVHLGCTPNWLAAQNKFKCPCHGSGYYISGINFEGPAPRALERAAISVSPDDGQLIVDKGTKFLFEQGQWTDPKAFVKVG, from the coding sequence ATGGCGGCGCGGGAGCCGAAGATCGTCTCGAGCCGGACGACGCCGGACGAGTCCGCAACCTCGGAGGGGATGAGCCGGCGCGACGCCGTCAAGTGGATGACGATCGCGTGGATCGGCTTCGCCGCGGCGGTCGGAGCCGGCGCGACCGCGATGCTGCGCTTCCTCTTTCCGAACGTCCTCTTCGAGCCCCCGACGCTCTTCAAGGCGGGGCCGCCGGCGGACTACGGCCTCGGCGTCGACGAACGCTGGAAAGAGAAGTACGGCGTCTGGATCGTCCGCAACACGGCGGAGATCTACTCGCTGATCGCCGTCTGCGTGCATCTCGGCTGCACGCCGAACTGGCTCGCCGCGCAGAACAAGTTCAAGTGCCCGTGCCACGGCTCGGGCTACTACATCTCCGGAATCAACTTCGAGGGGCCGGCGCCGCGCGCGCTCGAGCGCGCCGCGATCTCGGTCTCTCCCGACGACGGCCAGCTGATCGTCGACAAGGGGACGAAGTTCCTCTTCGAGCAGGGGCAGTGGACCGACCCCAAGGCGTTCGTCAAAGTCGGGTAA